Proteins encoded in a region of the Bactrocera tryoni isolate S06 unplaced genomic scaffold, CSIRO_BtryS06_freeze2 scaffold_27, whole genome shotgun sequence genome:
- the LOC120781096 gene encoding structural maintenance of chromosomes protein 3: MATAADSYRLKLLREVAGTRVYDERKEESLNILRETEGKLEKISEYLRTIEERLKTLEEEKEELKEYQKWDKARRLLEYIIHETELKETKKALDDLNEQKKSSVDKKKIYNVEIQKAQENIKEIQKRLKDAKKDVISTKEERSVLLTEQQQLLREKTKLDLIIIDLNDEVQGDNKSKERADLELKKLKITIAEKERELDDVKPKYEAMKRKEEECSRELSLKEQKRNELYAKQGRGSQFSSREERDKWILNELKSLSKQIRDKINHNSKLMEDLKKDSNAEADLNKKIEEHSNELEQLRLQIDDHNKKYYELKKTKDHYQAMRNELWRKETQMTQQLQTHKEELSKTDQALRSMAGKPILNGRDSVRKVLDNFFERGSPFDDIAKSYYGPVIENFSCDKTIYTAVEVTAGNRLFHHIVESDKVGTQILKEMNKLKLPGEVTFMPLNRLQVKIHDYPDDPDSIPMLSKLKYDEQHDKALRYIFGKTLICRNLERATELAKSTGLDCVTLDGDQVSSKGSLTGGYFNTSRSRLEIQKKRSEYTQQIRDFEKELSKLRNEIKQTENNINSVVSEMQKTETKQGKTKDIFEKLQGEIRLMKEELLRIEKYRSTRERSATQCKASLEAMNSTKAGLEAELKQELLSSLSVQDQREIDQLNDDIRKLNQENKEAFTQRMQLEVVKNKLDNLLTNNLFRRRDELITALQEISVEDRKRKLLNCKNDLISAEKRIKKVNVDLEDIEKRVQQAVHLQKTLQLELENCMRKEKEAEEKINEDAKKMEKWTSKEILLNQKLDECAEKIASLGALPQVDGVYSKMSLKSLFKELEKANQHLKKYNHVNKKALDQFLSFSEQKEKLYKRKDELDIGDQKIRELMQTLEMQKVEAIQFTFKQVAQNFTKVFKKLVPQGAGYLILKTKDSDDERDDKEVANSDAFTGIGIRVSFTGVDAEMREMNQLSGGQKSLVALALIFAIQKCDPAPFYLFDEIDQALDAQHRKAVADMIHELSDQAQFITTTFRPELLENAHKFYGVRFRNKVSHIDCVTKEQAKDFVEDDNTHA, from the exons ATGGCTACAGCAGCTGATTCATATAGATTAAAATTACTGCGCGAAGTAGCTGGCACTCGAGTATATGACGAACGAAAAGAAGAGTCGCTAAATATTTTGCGTGAAACTGAAGgcaaacttgaaaaaatttcagagtATCTCAGAACAATTGAAGAACGATTGAAAACATTAGAAGAAGAGAAGGAAGAGTTGAAGGAATATCAAAAATGGGATAAAGCAAGGCGTTTGCTGGAGTATATAATACACGAAACTGAATTAAAGGAAACCAAAAAGGCATTGGATGATTTGAATGAACAAAAGAAATCATCGGtcgataagaaaaaaatttataacgtCGAAATTCAGAAGGCtcaagaaaacataaaagaaattcaGAAGCGTTTAAAAGATGCAAAAAAAGACGTTATCTCAACGAAAGAAGAACGATCTGTGTTGTTGACAGAACAGCAACAACTGCTACGTGAAAAAACAAAGCTTGATCTTATTATAATCGATCTTAATGATGAAGTTCAAGGGGACAACAAATCCAAAGAAAGAGCCGATCtagagttaaaaaaattaaaaataactataGCAGAAAAAGAGCGAGAGTTGGATGATGTTAAACCAAAATACGAAGCTATGAAgcgtaaagaagaagaatgttcGCGAGAGTTATCCCTTAAGGAGCAAAAAAGAAATGAGTTATATGCCAAGCAAGGGCGGGGGTCCCAGTTTTCCTCAAGAGAAGAAAGAGATAAATggattttaaatgaattaaaatctCTAAGTAAGCAAATAAGAGATAAAATTAATCACAACTCGAAATTGATGgaagatttaaaaaaagatAGCAATGCTGAAGCAgatctaaacaaaaaaattgaagagcATTCTAACGAACTTGAACAACTGCGACTTCAAATTGAtgatcacaacaaaaaatactatGAATTGAAAAAAACCAAAGATCATTATCAAGCAATGAGGAATGAATTATGGAGAAAAGAAACACAAATGACGCAACAACTGCAAACACACAAGGAAGAATTATCTAAAACTGACCAAGCACTCAGAAGTATGGCAGGTAAACCAATATTAAACGGTCGAGATTCTGTTCGCAAAGTAttggataatttttttgagCGTGGCTCTCCTTTTGATGACATTGCCAAATCTTATTATGGACcagttattgaaaatttcagtTGTGATAAGACAATATATACAGCTGTTGAAGTGACCGCTGGcaatagattatttcatcataTTGTTGAGTCAGACAAAGTCGGAactcaaattttaaaagaaatgaacAAACTTAAGCTACCTGGAGAAGTTACATTTATGCCCCTAAATCGACTGCAAGTAAAAATACATGATTATCCGGATGATCCAGATTCCATTCCCATGCTCTCAAAGCTTAAATACGACGAACAGCATGACAAAGCTTTGAGatatatatttggaaaaactttaaTATGCCGAAATTTAGAAAGAGCAACGGAATTAGCTAAAAGCACTGGATTAGATTGTGTTACTTTGGATGGCGATCAGGTATCCTCTAAAGGATCTCTAACAGGTGGCTATTTTAATACATCTCGATCACGCCTTGAAATACAGAAAAAACGGTCCGAATATACACAACAAATACGAGACTTTGAAAAAGAGTTAAGTAAACTAAGAAATGAaatcaaacaaacagaaaataatataaattcagTCGTGTCGGAAATGcagaaaacagaaacaaaacaaggaaaaactaaagatatttttgaaaaactccAAGGTGAAATTCGTTTGATGAAAGAAGAATTACTAAGGATTGAAAAATATAGATCAACCAGGGAAAGATCTGCTACTCAATGTAAAGCTAGCTTAGAAGCAATGAATAGCACAAAAGCTGGGTTGGAAGCTGAGCTTAAGCAAGAACTCTTATCCAGTTTGTCGGTACAAGATCAACGAGAAATAGATCAACTTAATGATGACATCAGGAAATTAAATCAGGAGAATAAAGAAGCTTTCACACAAAGAATGCAATtagaagttgtaaaaaataagctAGACAACCTATTAACCAACAATCTATTTCGAAGACGAGATGAATTAATTACAGCACTACAAGAAATATCTGTTGAAGATCGAAAACGAAAGCTCTTGAATTGTAAAAATGATTTAATATCTGCAGAAAAAAGGATTAAGAAAGTCAATGTTGATCTGGAGGATATTGAAAAGAG AGTTCAACAAGCAGTTCATCTACAAAAAACGCTACAACTTGAGCTAGAAAATTGTATGcggaaagaaaaagaagcagaggaaaaaataaatgaggatGCAAAGAAAATGGAGAAATGGACGTCGAAAGAAATTTTGCTTAATCAAAAACTTGACGAATGTGCAGAAAAAATTGCAAGTTTAGGTGCTTTACCTCAAGTTGATGGTGTTTATAGTAAAATGTCATTAAAATCTCTGTTTAAAGAACTAGAAAAAGCAAATCAGCATCTTAAGAAATATAACCACGTGAACAAAAAAGCTTTAGATCAATTTCTAAGTTTTTCagagcaaaaagaaaaattatataaacgaAAGGATGAATTGGATATAGGAGATCAAAAGATTCGTGAACTAATGCAGACGCTTGAAATGCAAAAAGTTGAAGCCATTCAGTTTACCTTTAAGCAGGTTGCCCAAAATTTTACTAAAGTATTTAAGAAATTGGTGCCACAAGGGGCAGGTTACTTGATACTAAAAACTAAGGACAGTGACGATGAAAGAGATGATAAAGAAGTAGCGAATTCTGATGCCTTTACTGGAATTGGTATTCGAGTCTCCTTCACAGGAGTGGACGCTGAAATGCGAGAAATGAATCAATTATCTGGAGGTCAGAAATCATTGGTTGCACTGGCATTGATATTTGCAATTCAAAAATGTGATCCAGcgcctttttatttatttgatgaaattgaTCAG